A window of Syngnathus typhle isolate RoL2023-S1 ecotype Sweden linkage group LG9, RoL_Styp_1.0, whole genome shotgun sequence genomic DNA:
AATTCATTACAGTGATTCATTTCGAAAGTAATTAAAGGTTTGCGTGGTTGAGGTTGCATGTTTGACGCCCCACTGTCGTATTTGAACTGTGATTCAACCTCATCGTAGGTCACACTGGAATCGTTCTGCTGTCACGACACACCGTTGGAAAAATCGAAACTTTAATGCTTTATTTAACAACTGAGCCACGTAGCATCCGCAGCAAAGCTTTTAAGCACATTTGCTCAATGATCATTATAAATGATGAAATTCGGCGATGTTGTTGTGAATGCTGGAACATTCTAATGCCTGTATCAAACTCAAGtttttatttgtcagtttgtttttttagaattAAAATCTAATGCGATATCGTCGTTTCTACTGACGTGTCATCAGTCTGAAGCTACTCTGTTTGCTTCCATTATAACGCAGAGCTATGACAGACTGCACTGTTCTGAGATAAATGTGTTTCCCTTCTATCTCTGAATTTCAAAAATATAGAGTTTAACATTCTTACTACCTAACTGAGTGAGCTCAATATTGCCTAATTTTCAAGGTCTGTAATTAAGAAGACTCActcactttttgttttgctgcatCTTAAGATACCTTCTGTACGATGTGAACCCTCCAGAGGGTTTCAACCTGCGGCGAGATGTATATATTCGCATCGCATCCCTGGTGAAATCTCTGAGGAAGAACGGTGATGACTGGGTCCTTGTGCTTCCCCCCTGGGGTCGCTTGTATCACTGGCAGAGCCCCAACCTCCATCAGATCCGCATCCCTTGGGGAGAGTTCTTCAGCCTCACCAGCCTACAGGTCAACGTTCCGGTGATCGAGTATGAGGAATTCATTGCTGGTGAGTAATTTTGACTCACACCAATCTATAGTCTGttcacttttttcttctttaaattCCAGAAAATGGAGGTCCATTTATTGATCAAGTTGTGGTCCTGCAAAATTACGCGGAGGGATGGACTGATGGGAAATGGGAGGAAAAGGTTGATGAGCGGCCGTGCATTGACAAATTGATGTACAACAAAGATAAACAGGGCTACTACAGGTGATATAGACCTTCCACgaaacaaattattttctgCTTTGTTCATTGGTTGGGTCACTTTATCAGCAACTTTATCCATCTCCTCTGTGCTGCCTTTCCAAGGGGCTGGTTTTGGGGCTTCGAAGAGACGAGAGCTCGAAACGTAACTTGTCTGTCAGCACAAGGTCATGCCTCCATCATGGTCCCGGTTCTTCGACAGAACATTACAGTGACGTGAGAAATATTGTATAACTCGTGCTTAGATCAAAATTTGTAAGTTTTATTTGTGGCAAGTGTTTATGATAATACAAACAAGAAGTGACAGGAGTAAATATCTTTAAAAAATGTAGACAGTTAAATTGCTATTGAATGTTATTCTAGATTCTTTCTTCAGTTTTTTTAAAGCACTTGTAGTCCAGAGTAATTCTAGACTACTAATCTTGCTTTGTAATTTGCATAGATGACCCTACAGGTGGCAGTCGTAAATTGTCcaactcgtttttttttgttttttttcgtcATCCGCAGCTCTGTAATGCTCGACCGAGCAGAAACACTTCTCCATGATCATTATGCAGGAAAGGATTACTGGGATGTAAGTGACACAAAACACAAGCGTGACAAATGCAGCAAGCTGCTGTTTTCATTTACTGCTCTTGTTCTTGATATATAATGTGGGATGAAAATAATATCTACCGCATTTTAACAGAGCCGTCGCAGTATGGTGTTTGCCAAGCACCTGCGTCTCATTGGAGATGAGTTCAGAGCAAAGTACCTCAACTCGACAGATGATGGCGACCACACGGTTTACAATGAAGACTGGACTCGCATGAAGGTGAGTCAGCATCTTTGCCGTGACTGCTGAAACTGCTTTTTTATTACAACCATTTCCTTCTCAGGCCAAGCTGGGCTCTGCCAAAGGGGGCCCGTACCTCGGGGTCCACTTGCGGCGAAAGGATTTCATCTGGGGTCACAGAGAGGACGTCCCCAGCCTGAAGGGGGCTGTGAAAAAAATACGGAACCTGATGAAGAAGCACAAACTGGAGCAAGTCTTTGTTGCGACCGATGCAGACCAGGAAGGTGATGTCTTATTAACTGGAATTATTTTTCCATTATCTTTGTTTTCATAATCAAAGTGAATTGAGAATTCTGTCCGCATTGTATTGAAAGCGCCATCAGTGTATCTCCGTATTTACGCCATCCCACAGAACTGAAGGAGCTAAAGAGGCTGTTGCCTGAGATGGTGCGATTTGAAGCGTCCGCAGAGGACCTGGAGCTTTTGAAAGATGGAGGAGTGGCAATCATTGATCAGTGGATTTGCGCTCATGCAAGGTAACCTGGTGATCATTGGGACCTTGGGATGGATGCATTGTGTAGTTTTGTTTTCCTGCTTTGAGTTTCTCCCGTCAAGAAGGAACAATCCACTTCCTTATTGTGCAACAAAACAAGCATAACTTAATTATATACAAGAGGTTACGCCACCATCTCCTGCATGGTTAACTCAGTTTGTTTTATAATGTGAATATTTGAAAATCGAAAACCTGCTACGGGAAACTAGTGGAACCAGCCATGCTGTCAactgattatttttttgcttttatcgCTCAATCTAGATTCTTCATTGGAACATCGGTTTCGACTTTTTCCTTCCGTATCCACGAAGAGCGTGAAATACTTGGTTTTGATCCAAAGACCACTTACAACCGCTTCTGTGGGGATGCCGAGAAAGAGTGTGAACAACCTACACACTGGAAAATTGTTTACTGATGGCACCTTTGAAGTTTGCTACTTTACACAAGTGCCAAAGCCAATGTCAATCAAGGACACAGTACACTATTTgaactcctgtttttttttgtcttgtacttttttttatgccaaggaGTGGCTGACCTGGAGTAACACCAAGAGCATATTTTTCTGCCAAACagtctcatttgcataatatttGAAGACAGATTTCAATTGGTGTGATATTTTTCTATTATTAATTACTCATATCATTGGCACGGGTGGAAAATATCTTTGCTTTTTGTAGAAGATTTGAATCAGTGTTTTTAAATAAGTGGAATTTGACATTCTGGATATGTTTTTTTGTGGCGGACACTATAATTTAGTTGTATTTGCAAAGTGGCAAGTATTTCTGCCCCAATCTTGCATATTCTATTGCATTTTCCAATTGAAAAGATCCACTCTCACTTGTTACTCATTCTTGCACAATAACTCGTAGGTTTTTACAATTTTACTGAAGCAGGTAATGCTCGGAATATGTTCTACACAGAGAGGAAAATACTGTGAGTGTAAAGCACTACAagtcattttgccacttgctgtcgactgaaaatgacatgacATGACAAATCACGGC
This region includes:
- the pofut2 gene encoding GDP-fucose protein O-fucosyltransferase 2 translates to MAFRETCLSFAATASTSFPSILCFSILIAFAGFAKADSGDVFSASNTPTVPIAAARDLRYLLYDVNPPEGFNLRRDVYIRIASLVKSLRKNGDDWVLVLPPWGRLYHWQSPNLHQIRIPWGEFFSLTSLQVNVPVIEYEEFIAENGGPFIDQVVVLQNYAEGWTDGKWEEKVDERPCIDKLMYNKDKQGYYRGWFWGFEETRARNVTCLSAQGHASIMVPVLRQNITVTSVMLDRAETLLHDHYAGKDYWDSRRSMVFAKHLRLIGDEFRAKYLNSTDDGDHTVYNEDWTRMKAKLGSAKGGPYLGVHLRRKDFIWGHREDVPSLKGAVKKIRNLMKKHKLEQVFVATDADQEELKELKRLLPEMVRFEASAEDLELLKDGGVAIIDQWICAHARFFIGTSVSTFSFRIHEEREILGFDPKTTYNRFCGDAEKECEQPTHWKIVY